The proteins below come from a single Rosa rugosa chromosome 2, drRosRugo1.1, whole genome shotgun sequence genomic window:
- the LOC133729200 gene encoding BAG family molecular chaperone regulator 3-like — translation MMKRRSTPYGRDMPSSTTKDEEVEWEMRPGGMLVQKRVDKSSDVAPVPNLRLRIAFGGLRYEISASSQSTFGELKKVLTAETGLQPGDQRLIFRGKERENGEYLDMCGVKDRSKVMLIEDPASIERRANEMRRKAKIQTAHRAISVVCLEVDKLAEQVSAIEKSISNGVRVPEVQITTLIEMLMRQAIKLDNISAEGDASAQKSLQGKRVQKCVETLDAMKISNAKVKPVVVTTKWETFDPPPTTAKWEFFD, via the exons ATGATGAAGAGAAGGTCGACTCCGTACGGCAGAGACATGCCGTCTTCTACGACCAAGGACGAGGAAGTTGAGTGGGAAATGAGACCGGGAGGAATGTTGGTCCAGAAAAGAGTCGACAAGTCATCTGACGTTGCCCCGGTTCCGAACTTACGGCTTCGGATTGCTTTCGGTGGTCTCCGGTACGAGATCTCCGCCAGCTCTCAATCTACCTTTG GGGAGTTGAAGAAGGTTCTTACGGCGGAGACGGGGTTACAGCCCGGAGACCAGAGGCTAATATTCAGGGGAAAAGAGCGAGAAAACGGGGAGTACTTGGACATGTGCGGAGTCAAAGACCGATCAAAAGTCATGCTAATCGAGGACCCAGCGAGCATCGAGAGACGAGCCAATGAGATGCGGAGGAAAGCTAAGATCCAGACCGCTCATCGCGCCATCTCGGTCGTGTGCTTGGAGGTCGATAAGCTCGCGGAGCAG GTCTCTGCTATTGAAAAATCTATCTCAAATGGAGTCAGGGTACCAGAAGTTCAGATCACCACACTAATTGAGATGCTTATGAGACAAGCAATCAAGCTGGACAACATTTCTGCTGAAGGAGATGCTTCTGCTCAAAAGAGTTTGCag GGCAAGAGGGTGCAGAAATGTGTTGAAACTCTTGATGCGATGAAGATATCAAATGCAAAGGTAAAGCCTGTGGTTGTGACAACAAAGTGGGAAACCTTTGATCCTCCTCCGACTACAGCCAAATGGGAATTCTTTGATTAA
- the LOC133729201 gene encoding probable mediator of RNA polymerase II transcription subunit 19b, with translation MDLDAKRFGRGPRELGGAANLINQYKLWPYHEFFCKRSLPLSETHYLHNVVGDTEIRKGEGMKLDQLFENTPYMRERNANIHPFDLGMLSEAFRIKETTPVHLPSAEKGIRTSVVKSKGELEDKERKHKKNKDKDKDRKKHKKHRKDNRGDADYSNKNVTNGLKTVQLKEQPDMFIQKRRLNGYEDLSVRENKRVRLKTHCLDLSGFYDMLKIFQSTTTLDVDV, from the exons ATGGATCTTGACGCGAAAAGGTTTGGAAGAG GGCCTCGGGAACTTGGTGGTGCTGCCAATCTCATAAATCAGTATAAGCTTTGGCCTTATCATGAATTCTTTTGCAAAAGGTCGCTTCCTTTATCAGAGACTCATTATCTTCATAATGTGGTGGGAGACACAGAGATCAGGAAAGGGGAGGGGATGAAATTGGATCAGCTATTTGAGAACACCCCTTATATGAGAGAAAGGAATGCAAACATACATCCTTTCGATTTGGGTATGCTTAGTGAAGCTTTCCGAATAAAGGAGACAACTCCTGTTCATTTACCTTCC GCCGAGAAAGGGATCCGTACCTCAGTGGTGAAGTCAAAGGGTGAGTTAGAAGACAAGGAAAGGAAGcataaaaagaacaaagacaagGATAAGGATCGTAAGAAGCACAAAAAACATCGCAAGGACAACCGCGGTGATGCTGATTACAGCAATAAGAATGTTACTAATGGCTTGAAAACTGTGCAGTTGAAGGAACAGCCAGATATG TTCATTCAGAAGAGGAGGCTCAATGGTTATGAAGATCTTTCTGTCCGTGAAAATAAAAGAGTGA GGTTGAAAACACATTGCTTAGATTTGTCTGGATTTTacgacatgctcaaaatttttCAG TCAACAACTACTCTGGATGTTGACGTCTAG